The Streptomyces sp. NBC_01689 genome includes a window with the following:
- a CDS encoding DMT family transporter, protein MNATLAAVVLSLFSAVAYAAAAVAQERLASRTTEPGVLSMLGNGAWWWSVALNASAALLHVAALKYGTLTLVQPLGALTLVAAVPLGARVAGRRVSAVEWRGTALTLVGLSALLVTASGPAPDDVLSVPQALGVAAATSVAIGFLSRPGTRPGLRHATASGFASGVASALTQTVTVAVTDRSGPILSLQVVVVALLVAAFASAGLLLSQTAYRGGLGAPLAVVTLANPLAAAAIGLSLLGEQLQGGPAGLLLAAFGAAVASWGVVTLSRSAPDPVPAAPPEPFEDDEHPVAAVLALEAEAEAAKYAPSLIPNQPDPGKRANPGHLTPL, encoded by the coding sequence ATGAACGCCACGCTCGCCGCCGTCGTCCTCTCCCTGTTCTCCGCCGTGGCCTACGCCGCGGCGGCCGTGGCACAGGAACGGCTCGCGTCCCGGACCACCGAACCCGGCGTCCTGAGCATGCTCGGCAACGGCGCGTGGTGGTGGTCGGTCGCGCTGAACGCGTCCGCCGCGCTGCTGCACGTCGCCGCGCTCAAGTACGGCACGCTCACGCTGGTGCAGCCGCTCGGCGCGCTCACCCTGGTGGCCGCGGTGCCGCTCGGCGCCCGGGTCGCCGGCCGCCGGGTCAGCGCGGTCGAGTGGCGAGGCACCGCGCTCACCCTGGTCGGGCTGTCCGCCCTGCTGGTGACCGCGTCCGGCCCGGCGCCCGACGACGTGCTGAGCGTGCCGCAGGCACTGGGCGTGGCCGCGGCCACCTCCGTGGCGATCGGCTTCCTGTCCCGGCCGGGCACCCGGCCGGGGCTGCGGCACGCGACCGCCTCCGGGTTCGCCTCGGGTGTCGCCTCGGCGCTCACCCAGACGGTCACGGTGGCCGTGACGGACCGGTCCGGGCCGATCCTCAGTCTGCAGGTCGTCGTGGTGGCGCTGCTCGTGGCGGCCTTCGCGAGCGCCGGTCTGCTCCTGTCGCAGACCGCGTACCGCGGCGGACTCGGCGCCCCGCTGGCCGTCGTGACGCTCGCCAACCCGCTCGCCGCCGCGGCGATCGGTCTCTCCCTGCTCGGGGAACAGCTCCAGGGCGGCCCGGCGGGCCTGCTGCTCGCGGCGTTCGGCGCGGCCGTGGCGTCCTGGGGGGTCGTGACGCTCTCGCGTTCGGCGCCGGATCCGGTGCCCGCCGCTCCGCCCGAGCCCTTCGAGGACGACGAGCACCCGGTTGCCGCGGTCCTGGCGCTGGAGGCGGAGGCGGAGGCCGCCAAGTACGCGCCCTCGCTGATCCCGAACCAGCCGGACCCGGGGAAACGCGCGAACCCGGGACATCTGACGCCCTTGTGA
- a CDS encoding phospholipid scramblase-related protein, with protein sequence MTTHSNTPAGWYPDPHGAPQTLRYWDGSQWTEHTNADQQAPAGQQVPHQAQQPYGSPAAAPDPRVQKQVQQQAGVTAGGAGGGTLFTEPVLVVNQKAKLIELTNEYKVMDQQGNQLGAVVEVGQSGLKKALRFVSSIDQYMTHKLEIRDAHGQPVLLLTRPAKFIKSRVVVERPDGQPVGEIVQQNMIGKINFAINVNGQQVGAIKAENWRAWNFAIVDHSGNEVARITKTWEGLAKTMFTTADNYVLQIHYQLPEPLLSLVIATALTVDTALKQDSRGLG encoded by the coding sequence GTGACCACGCATTCGAACACTCCTGCAGGTTGGTACCCGGATCCGCACGGGGCGCCCCAGACACTCCGGTACTGGGACGGCTCGCAGTGGACCGAGCACACGAATGCGGACCAGCAGGCCCCGGCCGGACAGCAGGTCCCGCATCAGGCGCAGCAGCCGTACGGATCGCCGGCGGCGGCCCCGGACCCGCGCGTGCAGAAGCAGGTGCAGCAGCAGGCAGGGGTCACCGCCGGCGGTGCCGGTGGCGGCACCCTGTTCACCGAGCCGGTCCTGGTGGTGAACCAGAAGGCCAAGCTGATCGAGCTGACCAACGAGTACAAGGTCATGGACCAGCAGGGCAACCAGCTCGGCGCGGTCGTCGAGGTCGGTCAGAGCGGCCTGAAGAAGGCGCTGCGCTTCGTGTCCAGCATCGACCAGTACATGACGCACAAGCTGGAGATCCGTGACGCGCACGGGCAGCCGGTGCTGCTCCTCACGCGTCCCGCGAAGTTCATCAAGTCGCGGGTGGTCGTGGAGCGTCCGGACGGCCAGCCGGTCGGCGAGATCGTGCAGCAGAACATGATCGGGAAGATCAACTTCGCGATCAACGTCAACGGCCAGCAGGTCGGCGCCATCAAGGCGGAGAACTGGCGCGCCTGGAACTTCGCCATCGTCGACCACAGCGGCAACGAGGTGGCCCGGATCACGAAGACCTGGGAAGGCCTCGCCAAGACGATGTTCACCACCGCGGACAACTACGTCCTGCAGATCCACTACCAGCTGCCCGAGCCGCTCCTCAGCCTCGTGATCGCGACGGCGCTGACCGTGGACACCGCGCTCAAGCAGGACTCCCGCGGGCTCGGCTGA